The Sporomusa termitida genome has a window encoding:
- a CDS encoding methyl-accepting chemotaxis protein, protein MSIRTKTVALLLVSLLVVGMIIAGSGMYVLYQQTLNSTQVSMNNQAVQLAGQVTDLFNSFEKSGKVYQQDSDLQSGDPARIQAKINTYFGVAWGIDRLNFLDAAGQRTALAPYDAKVIGDNLSDRKFYKDTVGDKKSHISDIIINRVTGVPSVVVTQPVTGDNGQLAGMVLQAVNLETLQDYLAQVKVGSTGVAAIVNHDGTLIAHSKKELLKEQKKISGDLMARLSSSPGRLIKYTDLSERESVALFIPVQGTDWLAIVSLPSSEFQAGFFSSLQWMLTALGIGLILVGFIGWWYLLKTLRPIESLVQEATRIAAGDLTLSQLKLDSNDEIGRLARSFEQMTKNLRSLMLQVAEATEQVSASSEQLNASAEQSAQAANQVAAAIARTGAGVEQQTAGVANVLVLIEDIASGSREGANATKLASDITGQAVLATNDGSKAVENAIRQMNQIQNTVNDSAMVVAELGARSKEIGVIVETIAGLAGQTNLLALNAAIEAARAGEQGRGFAVVAEEVRKLAEQSQAAAKQIAELIAEIQGKTGQAVAAMSAGTEEVQKGTSVVDQAGITFKEIERHVKEVAQISSGIAAGLNESVNASTQVLAAIKAVDAVSREIAGQSQNISAATEEQSASMQEIAASSQALSQLAEELQQAVGQFKI, encoded by the coding sequence ATGTCGATAAGAACGAAAACAGTTGCGCTGCTCCTGGTTTCCCTGCTGGTTGTTGGTATGATTATTGCCGGTTCGGGTATGTATGTTTTATACCAGCAGACGTTAAACAGTACGCAAGTTTCTATGAATAACCAGGCAGTACAGCTGGCCGGACAGGTGACTGATCTTTTTAATTCCTTTGAAAAAAGCGGCAAGGTTTATCAACAGGACAGTGATTTACAGTCCGGTGATCCAGCGCGTATCCAAGCTAAAATTAACACCTATTTCGGTGTAGCCTGGGGAATTGACCGGCTGAATTTTTTGGATGCCGCCGGCCAAAGGACAGCCCTTGCCCCTTATGATGCCAAAGTTATCGGGGATAATCTCTCAGACCGGAAATTTTACAAAGATACGGTGGGGGATAAAAAATCGCATATTAGCGATATCATTATCAACAGGGTTACCGGTGTCCCCTCGGTTGTTGTCACCCAGCCGGTAACCGGGGACAACGGTCAATTGGCGGGGATGGTACTGCAGGCGGTTAATCTGGAAACCTTGCAGGACTATCTGGCTCAGGTTAAGGTTGGCTCAACCGGGGTAGCTGCCATTGTCAACCATGACGGCACACTGATCGCCCATTCTAAAAAAGAATTGCTTAAAGAGCAGAAAAAAATATCCGGGGACCTGATGGCCCGGCTAAGCAGCAGCCCCGGCCGGCTGATTAAGTATACTGACTTGTCTGAGCGCGAGTCGGTAGCGTTGTTTATCCCTGTCCAAGGTACAGACTGGTTGGCCATCGTGTCTCTGCCGTCAAGTGAATTCCAGGCCGGATTTTTCAGCAGTCTGCAGTGGATGTTAACTGCGTTAGGCATTGGCCTTATCCTCGTAGGTTTTATCGGCTGGTGGTATTTGCTCAAAACATTGCGCCCGATTGAAAGCCTGGTGCAGGAAGCTACCCGCATCGCCGCCGGCGACCTTACACTTTCGCAGCTGAAGCTGGATTCTAATGATGAAATCGGACGACTGGCCCGGAGTTTTGAGCAGATGACCAAAAATTTGCGGAGCCTGATGCTCCAGGTTGCGGAGGCGACGGAACAGGTAAGTGCCTCTTCTGAACAACTAAATGCCAGTGCCGAACAGTCGGCGCAAGCCGCCAACCAGGTTGCTGCCGCCATTGCCAGAACCGGCGCCGGTGTTGAACAGCAAACTGCCGGCGTGGCTAACGTGCTGGTTTTAATTGAGGATATTGCCAGTGGTTCGCGGGAAGGGGCCAATGCCACTAAACTTGCATCTGATATAACCGGCCAGGCCGTACTGGCCACTAATGATGGCAGCAAGGCCGTTGAGAATGCCATTCGCCAGATGAACCAAATTCAAAATACCGTCAATGATTCGGCAATGGTTGTTGCCGAATTAGGGGCCAGGTCCAAGGAGATCGGCGTAATTGTCGAAACAATTGCCGGCCTGGCGGGCCAGACCAATCTGCTGGCCTTAAATGCCGCTATCGAAGCAGCCCGGGCCGGAGAACAGGGCCGGGGGTTTGCTGTGGTTGCGGAAGAGGTGCGTAAGCTTGCTGAACAATCGCAGGCGGCTGCCAAGCAGATTGCAGAGCTGATTGCTGAGATTCAGGGTAAAACCGGGCAGGCAGTTGCGGCTATGTCGGCCGGTACGGAAGAGGTGCAAAAAGGAACGAGTGTTGTTGATCAAGCCGGCATAACCTTTAAAGAGATTGAACGCCATGTTAAAGAGGTGGCCCAAATCAGCAGCGGCATAGCAGCCGGGCTGAATGAGTCCGTCAATGCCAGCACTCAGGTGCTTGCTGCCATCAAAGCCGTTGATGCCGTCAGCAGGGAGATTGCCGGCCAGTCGCAGAATATATCAGCCGCCACCGAGGAACAATCGGCATCCATGCAGGAAATCGCCGCCTCAAGTCAGGCCTTATCCCAGTTGGCGGAAGAACTCCAGCAGGCTGTCGGGCAGTTTAAAATCTAG
- a CDS encoding flavodoxin family protein has product MTTILALLGSPKPNGTNSLLIDEVLRGAAAAGDVEVQKILINELKVAPCQSCDYCMHTGRCRLRDDMESVYEKIVAMDAFIFAAPVYFNGMSAQAKAVVDRCQPFWSAKYIVKTDVFGGRKRPGIFIATGGQPLYNEQFIGSLHVINLYFKMIGVNNSGTLTLADLDARPLAGRPDDLAQAFALGRKLIAGDRHNVS; this is encoded by the coding sequence TTGACAACAATACTGGCACTGCTGGGAAGTCCGAAGCCTAATGGTACAAACAGTCTGCTTATTGATGAAGTGCTGCGTGGCGCAGCTGCCGCCGGCGATGTAGAGGTGCAAAAAATTCTCATTAATGAACTTAAGGTTGCACCCTGTCAGTCTTGCGATTACTGTATGCACACCGGCCGTTGCCGCTTGCGGGATGACATGGAGTCTGTCTATGAAAAAATTGTGGCTATGGATGCTTTCATTTTTGCCGCCCCGGTGTATTTTAACGGTATGAGTGCCCAGGCAAAAGCGGTGGTTGACCGCTGTCAGCCTTTTTGGTCGGCAAAATATATTGTAAAAACAGATGTATTTGGCGGACGCAAGCGACCGGGCATATTTATTGCCACCGGCGGCCAGCCCCTTTATAATGAACAGTTTATTGGCTCGCTGCATGTAATAAACCTATATTTTAAGATGATCGGCGTAAACAATAGCGGTACCCTGACCCTGGCGGACCTTGATGCCAGACCATTAGCCGGCCGCCCTGACGATCTGGCCCAGGCCTTTGCGCTGGGCAGGAAGCTAATTGCCGGCGACCGTCATAATGTAAGCTGA
- a CDS encoding Lrp/AsnC family transcriptional regulator, translating into MNDHDLKIIQRLMNQARTTWADLGALLGLSAPAAADRVRKLEEMGVIKGYTALIDPEAVGYGLAALIAVTLDRSGQKPEFLQMVHTVPEIQECHHIAGAEDYILKVRCTSTRDLERLISEEIKSLPGIRTRTTVILSTIKETPVLPVAFVKG; encoded by the coding sequence TTGAATGATCATGACTTAAAGATAATACAGCGGCTGATGAATCAGGCCCGTACCACCTGGGCAGATTTGGGCGCGCTTCTCGGCCTGTCGGCTCCTGCCGCCGCCGACCGGGTCCGTAAGCTGGAAGAAATGGGGGTTATTAAAGGCTACACGGCGCTGATCGATCCTGAGGCTGTGGGTTATGGTTTGGCGGCTCTCATAGCAGTCACGCTGGACCGTTCCGGGCAGAAACCGGAATTTCTGCAAATGGTTCATACCGTACCGGAAATTCAGGAGTGTCATCATATAGCCGGGGCCGAAGATTATATTCTAAAAGTGCGGTGCACAAGTACCCGCGACCTGGAACGGCTAATCAGTGAAGAAATCAAATCTTTGCCAGGCATTAGGACCCGAACAACCGTAATTTTATCGACCATTAAAGAAACGCCGGTATTGCCGGTTGCCTTTGTGAAAGGATAA
- a CDS encoding LysE family translocator has translation MEIVLFIKGLILGFLIAAPVGPMGLLCIRRTLAQGLLSGCFSGLGTATADALYGCIAAFSLTAIATLVLEQQFYLRLFGGVFLLYLGYTAFTAAPGEPTAKPGDKRLLTTYISAFFLTLTNPLTIMSFAAVFAGLGLGEAGGNYQAAGVLVLGVFIGSMLWWLALSSLVVLLRSRFDHKRLAWINRLAGIIIAGFGLVSLIASLS, from the coding sequence GTGGAAATAGTTTTGTTTATAAAAGGGCTTATTTTAGGATTTTTGATAGCGGCGCCGGTGGGACCTATGGGCCTGCTTTGTATTCGCCGGACCTTAGCTCAGGGCCTGCTCAGCGGTTGTTTTTCAGGCTTAGGGACTGCAACCGCCGATGCTCTTTATGGCTGTATCGCTGCCTTTAGTCTAACGGCCATAGCCACTCTCGTCCTGGAGCAGCAATTTTATTTACGCTTGTTTGGCGGCGTATTTTTACTTTATTTGGGTTATACCGCATTTACAGCCGCACCGGGAGAACCAACTGCCAAGCCTGGCGACAAAAGACTTTTGACCACCTATATATCCGCTTTCTTCTTAACGTTAACCAATCCGCTCACAATTATGTCGTTTGCGGCTGTGTTTGCAGGCTTAGGCCTGGGTGAGGCCGGGGGCAATTACCAAGCCGCAGGAGTACTGGTTCTCGGAGTGTTTATCGGATCAATGCTGTGGTGGCTGGCCTTAAGCAGTCTGGTGGTGCTGCTGCGCTCCCGCTTTGATCATAAGCGGCTGGCCTGGATTAACCGGCTTGCAGGGATAATAATTGCCGGCTTTGGCCTAGTGAGCCTTATTGCCAGCCTTTCTTAA